ACTGAATATAATTTATAGACTTAAAGATACAACTCAACCAACCATAACATTTACAGCTTCAAGAGCAGAACTTAAAATTCTGAACAGTTCTTTAATTTGGAGACCGTTCAATGTTCTTGAACACAGAAATCTGAATATCCCGCCTATGGAATGCCTCAGTGGGCCGGAGACCATTTCTTCATCCCGACGCTGCGGATCCCAGCCGTCTGATTGGCTTACACAGAAGGTGTCAAACTTCGAGAACTGGCGCGGGTTTTGTATTTTATATACTACGGTGGCGGGAGATGAGAAGTTGGACAAGGAGACATTTGATTAGTATCTCCACTACTTTTGAACATTAATCAAAATTAGCTTAATGTTTTGAGTTTATTTCTGTCTCCAAATATCAAGTTTGCTTCGGGAGGAGAAGGACAACGCACATGGATGATTTTGGGGTCTACGTTGTTTTGGGAGAGAACGATGCGCCCCTAAAGCTCCTATGGTAAattacctaacgttagctagccaaccGTGTAACGATAGTTTGATGTTTCTTATTCGATACTAGATGGCTATTTATCgcttttttaacttatttttgtTTGTTACTCGATAACACGAATGTGTGAGTTGCATGTTTTTATAAATGCATTTAGCTAGCTATGCTATCACAAAATTCCATAATCACGCATGGTGCAGCAGTCAAAGCTAGATTCTGGTATGGTTACCCCAACACATGTCTTGTCAAAGTGTAGGAAAATGCATGATATAAAGTAGCTCAagtgtaaatgtttttttgcaCCAGCTAGCTAGTTACGTTAATAGGTAACGTTAAGTAGTTTAATATTTAACTCTCCTTTTATAGCGCAAACGGGTCAGCCCAGTTTTCCGTTGCAGTACCACCGAGTTCCCAGCAGGTGGTGCTGTTTTCCAGGGGGCGATGGGGAGACCGGATATGCGTCAACGCAGAACTCAACGACGTCGACAGAGTTCCAATCACCATAGGAAAACTGACACCTTATAACAGGTAACGTTCCTATATTTCCAGGGCCAGGACACGTTCACAAAAACACAACATCGAGGAAATGTCATGAAGAACAAAAAATGCCTCGCTGACATGTAGCACAAGGAATCACTCTATTCGTGATATTGCTATCTGAAAACGTTCCGCAACATTTGCTTACTGAACGTGGCCCAGCGAGCTATGATGTAGACAAATACATGGAAGGATATTTTTGGGATGTCCCACaagaaggcacacacacactgactgacttgTCCCAAGTTAAAGTTTATTTTGCATGTCTCCTAGACCAGTATTTGTCAATCCTGGTCCTAAGGAAAAAACTGAAATGTGCACCCTTTGTGTTGCCAGGATCAGTATTGAGAACCACTGTCTTAGACGGTAATAATGGGATGTAAAGTGTTGTAGTGTGATTGTCACATTATCTTGTTCCTGGTTCAGGTGTTTAACATGGGAGCAGTGGGAAGAGGAGAGCTGGACTGAGGGAGTGATGTTGACTGTCAGCTTGGAAGGAGGACACCTGGTGAGTGGACAGATGGGACAGAGGGAGTTGTTGACTGTCAGCTTGGAAGGAGGACACCTGGCTACTTTTTGTAAGGATTACTGTGGTTTTTAGCGACTTCAAACTAAAAATGACTTCGCAATTCCTACTAAATATAATGAACAAAggtataaacgcaacaatttaaaagattttagagttacagttcatagaaagaAATCAGTTGATTGAAATcatttcattaggccctaatctatggatttcacatgactgggcagaggtGCAGCTATGGGTGGGCCTtcaagggcataggcccacccacttggcagtcaggcccacccacttggcagtcaggcccacccacttggcagtcaggcccagccaatcagaatatgtttttccccacaaagtcTTTATTTCAGGAGtatgaggagtatttatgtctgaaATAAAGACCTTGTGGGGAAAAACTTATTCCacttggctgggcctggctctacATTGGCTGGCTCTacattggctgggcctggctctacattggctgggcctggctctacactggctgggcctggctctacACTGGGTGGGCCTATGATCCCACCGGTGGAGAAGCTGGTTATCGAGGTCCTGGGtcggcgtggttacacgtggtctgcggttgtgaggcttgTTCGACcgactgccaaattctctgaaacgatgttggaggcagcttatagtagagaaattaacattcaattctctggcaacagctctagtggacattcctgcagtcagcatgccaattgcacactccctcaaattgagacatctgtggccttgtgttgtgtgacacaactgcacgttttagtggcattttattgtccccagcacaaggtgcacctgtgtaatgatcatgctgttaaataagctttttgatatgccacaactgtgaggtggatggatcatcttggaaaagaagaaatgctcactaacaaggatgtaaacaacattttacagaaataagatttttgtgcatatggaacatttctgggattaaaaaataataataatcagctcatgaaacatgggaccaacactttacatgttgcctttatacTTTTGTTCAGTTTTAAAAAAATCTACATCCAGTTGATTTATTGTTAGCGGCAGTTTAAACAGACACTTCCGTTCGCTGCACGCTACCTTCTCCGACTGTTCGCTAACGTTAACGGTCACCGCTAACAAAATAACTAATGGACTATGTTAGCCAACGTTCACTAACTTTTCCCCTTGTTGGAACGCACCTCTGGGGAGTACTGCCTAAACTACTACGGTATCTATAGAGATGGAGAAAGTGGGATGGTTAGATACAGATAAATAATTCCTGGTTTAATATATTTTCTAGACTGGCAGGAATACCATCTCTAAAGCAGATATACAGAACTGTGTATTACATTTGAGACGATCCAAACAACGATGGACTTGACTCTGTTTGTTCTACAGGCCAAAGGGGATATGATGGACCTTGACCTCACCTTGTCCATGAAGGAATACACCCCGGAGGTGAGATCAACACGCCTGGCTCGTCACAGTCCTTCTAGGGCAGTGTTTCTTAAAGGGTACACATTGTAGTTGTTGCCCTAGCGCTAACACACCCGAGTCCACTAATTAAAGGTTTGATGATGAGTGGATGAAGGTGTGTAGTGCTAGAGTTTAAAATCTAAAATGGAGAGACGGAAGTTCTTCTACACCAGTGAATGTTGGGGACAGGAGAGGACGCCATCTTGTAATTCAAAAGAGATAAGCCCATTGTTACTTTAGAACCTCGTTAAATGATGTCACTCAAAGGTAGAGTCAGTATTGCACGAAGTAGACTGCAATATCGGGCTCAAGTCCAAAGTATCTGCAGTACATCCTGCTTGTGACGTCATTGCTGAGTCACAGTTTAACTTCTTCCATTCcgccctctctgtcctccctctctttctcctccccctctctgtctgctttctcctccccctctttcctccctctctcctcttctattccAGAGCGCCATGGCCCCTTCCCCTGTtagggaggggaagagaaagaggggacaAACGGGGGTAGAAGACGAGGAAgagaacagagggaaggagaaCACGTGTCCCATCGAAGCGGTGTCGTCATTTTCAGAGAAGTCAACCCCCCTcagaaaggtcagaggtcagagcaGAGGAGGTCAGACCAGACTGTTCCTCCAGGGCGAGGGGCAGGGAGGCGCGGCTCTCACCCCTCAGAACACTCCTCCACAGAGAGGCAAGGGTCGACCGGCCAAGACACCCACTACACAGACTGGTgagttaacgtgtgtgtgtgtgggtggaaagGATACATTATTGTGTAGACTACCAACCAGTGTATTGACCCTGCTGCCTCCTCATCGATGCAGCCCCATTGGTCAACCCGTCAGGTCGCTGGGGTCAGAGCCTGTGCCCCATTGACCCCCAGACAGCCATTCTGATTGGAGGGCAGGGATCCAGGATGCAGTTCTGCAAGGACCCCATGTGGAAGCTGTGCACTGGTGGGTTCACCTTAAGAcatgatgtacagttgaagtcagaagtttacatacaccttagccaaatacatttaaactcagtttttcacaattccttgacatttaatcctagtacaaattccctgtcttaggtcagttaggatcaccactttattttgagaatgtgaaatgtcaataatagtagagagaattatttatttcagcttttatttatttcatcacattcacagtgggtcagaagtttacacacactcaattagtatttggtagcattgcctttaaattgtttaacttgggtcaaatgtttcgggtagccttccacaatcttcccacaataaggtaggtgaattttggcccattcctcctgacagagctggtgtaactgagtcaggtttgttggcctccttgctcgcacacgctttttcagttctgcccacacattttctataggattgaggtcagggctttgtgatggccactccaataccttgactttgttgtccttaagccattttgccacaactttggaagtatgcttggggtcattgtccatttggaagacccatttgcgaccaagcttgaacttcctgactgatgtcttgagatgttgcttcaatatatccacataattttccatcctcatgatgccatctattttgtgaagtgcaccagtccctcctgcagcaaagcaccccacaacatgatgctgccacccccgtgcttcacggttgggatggtgttcttcggcttgcaagcatccccctttttcctccaaacataacgatggtcattatggccaagcaattctatttttgtttcatcagaccagaggacatttctccaaaaagtacgatctttgtccccatgtgcagttgcaaaccgtagtctggcttttttatggcagttttggagcagtggcttcttccttgctcggggcaaatccaacacaatacatcactgagtaccactcttcatattttcaagcttggtggtggctgcatcatgttatgggaatgcttgtgatcggcaaggactagggactTTTTTTTTAGGATAAGAAGAAACTGGATAGTGTttagcacaagcaaaatcctagaggaagacctggttcagtctgctttccaacagacgctgggagacaaattcacctttcagcaggacagtaacctaaaacacaaggccaaatatacactggagatgctcaccaagacgacattgaatgttcctgagtggcctagttacagttttgaattaaatcgGCTTAATTCTATAGCAAGACTTAAAAATAGCTGTATAATAATGATCAACAACCCACTTGACAGCATTTTacgtttaaaaataaataattaacaaATATTGAGCAAAGCTCTCCCTAAAGAGTCACAGATGATTCTAACGTGTTTTGACCTgggtggttgaatacttatctattcAAGAGCTATTTGTGTTTTTATTAatcactatttttttttttagatgtttTGAATTTCTTTcactgacagagtattttgtttaggttgttgacaaaaaaattacaattaaatccattttaatcccacttcgtaacacaacaaaatgtcaaggggtgtgaatactttctgaaggcactttagcTAGCTGTGTTTTTCATGTACTTTGGATCTTCGTTTTTACTTGGTTCACATGACACCCTCACTTCCTTGCTTGTCGACCCTTCAGAGGACATGTCATGGGTTCCCGCGGAGACGCTGGCAGAAGGCCCCACCCCCGAGGCCCGGATTGGCCATACTGCGACCTACGACCCTGATTCCAAGAGAATCTTTGTGTTCGGGGGTTCTAAGAACAAAAAGTGGTTCAATGACGTTCACATCCTGGATACACAGAGCTGGAAGTGGAGCACAGTGGAGGtgagactggacacacacacacctaataaTCCGGGACTGGATCGGTGTAAGCTTCCATCTGTGCAAATGTAAGAACATGAATGAtctttctaccctcctctccttctctgcaccccccttctccctccctctccaggcCCAGGGAAAAGTACCTCCATTAGCCTATCACAGCTGCAGCATGTTTCGGGGTGAGCTATTTGTCCTGGGAGGGGTGTTCCCTTGCCCTCACCCTGAACCTGACGGCTGCAGTGACTCCCTCTACATCTTCGACCCACATCTCTCCATTTGGTACCAGCCCATCGTCACAGGCGACAGGCCCGCCCCCCGCTCAGGGTGAGATGGACCGATCCAAACCGAAAAAGCTTCAGACCATAAGTTAGAAAGAGCGGTCCTCTTTCTAACTCTTGATTCACATCCACATGAGTAGCCTGGGCCCAGATCTGTTTGGCCTCTTGTCAAAATCCATTGCCTATTGTCAAACCAAACATGACAATAGGAAGTAGgtatgatggcacaaacagactggcagctAATACCTGGGTTGATTTTTATCAAGTTAAAGCACAGATTAGTTGTACAAATAACTAACTTCTATAGTACATATCAGAGGATTACCAGATCagtctttttgggggggggggggctgtctgatTTCTCTTCTTCGATTCCctcattttctctccctcttgccTCCTTCGctccctttttttctctctctctctctctctttctctgtctccctatgtctctctctgtctctctctctgtctctctccctatgtctctctgtctctttctccgtctctctctctgtctccctatgtctctgtctctctgtctctctctgtctccccgtcTCCAGTCACTCTGCCTGCGTTATCCAGGGGAAGATCTATGTGTTCGGAGGCTGGGACACTCCACTGTGCTTCAACGACATGTACATGCTTGACCTGGGTAAGAGACACAGGCTTGTTTGTCCAGTAGGTCTATGTGTGGTGAGACTTCGTCCCTAACTGCCATTCAGTTTACTCTTCATGGCTCTCCAGCTTGTCTGAGGGTCTGCAATACAATTGGCCGGTTAGTTATTAGAGGGACGGCATTGGAGGACCTAACATTTTTAAATGATTGTCTTTGTTTATTTAATATTAGTCACTGTTTATTTAATATTAGTCACTGTATCTTTATTGATTTATGGATCCCAACACTCCCTGGAAAACTGGCAAGTGTtgctgagtggactatcctgacTAAATAAATGGATTGTTTTCAGGACTGATGGAGTTTTCGTCTGTTCAGACCAATGGATCACCCCCTTCTCCTCGCAGGTAGGACTAAAGGCTGTACACAAGAATGCAGGTTACAGAAACAAACAGTTTAAAGACTCAATGAGTCTCTCATAATTCAGACAGCCATCTTTTATCCATCCTTTAAGGTAAGTTGAACCTTTTTAACCCAGGAAGTGCCATTGAATCGCTCCCTTTTTAATATAAGGGAGAACCTGTAATCGATACAATGCTTTGTCTGTCTTCATAAATGTTTGTGCTTTTGGATACTGCTGCTCCTCACTATGAAAACTGTAACAGAACAGGACACGTTACatggatggatgtgtgtgttACAGCTGGCATGGTTGTGTGCTACTCTCTGACTCTACGTTTGTGGTCCACGGGGGATACAACGGGAACCAGGCCCTCAATGACACCTTTACCTTCAacacaggtcagacacacacacacacacacacaccctgcttctcgccacacacactcctccagaaCCAGGCActcaacactgtgtgtgtgtgtgtgtgttgcagacaCCAACATCTGGACTGAGCTGGTTCACCCACAGCTCTCCGTGCCCAGAGCTGGACATTCCATCATCACCATGGCGCTAGCCAATCAAAACCTTTCATTCAAGGATGACGGCAACGAACGGAACTCCGACCGCACCCCCAAAACCCTGCTGGTATTTGGAGGGGGCGACAACGAGGGGACCTTCTATTCCGACCTGACGACCCTGACTGTCGCTGAACTGCTGGACCAGAACTAATGCTGTGTTCAATAACCAAGTGGGAATTTACCGCGTACACCTGGGGAGAAATCCACTTGAATGCCTCTCCTAATGGTCATTACTGATGGGACACTTGTATATTATCCCTGAGCTCCGACTTCTCTCACATTCTGACCTCCCTTAAGTAAGGAAATGACCCCAATAACCGCATTTTCGGCAGCTAAATGCAATAACAAACCattattcatgtttttttttttttatactataATTTGTTTGTGAGCATGATAACATTACTTCTAGTTTTATGGTTGACGCAGCTCGTTTTTCCATTAGCCAATCTGCGTTAATCAACAAGTTAAAAGCACGTGAATAAATCCAACTGGTATttacttcccacttggttatgaacacAACATAAACCACATGAGTGgaatcctaaatggcaccctattccctatatagtgcactactttggaccagggctctGGCCACATACACAGCCCCTATGGGTGTATTAGAGGAATCTCACAGATCTGCTGTAAAGTCTGATGTTTTCACGTCATTCGAAACAGGAAGTGCTAGTCGTTTTGTTTTCAACTGTCTCTCAGGGTGCTGAGAGAATGGTCAGAGTGATGTTATTGATACATTAAAACATGTATACATTCCAGGAAATATATATTTCTgtggtgcactgcttttgaccagagccctatgtagggaatgggTTGCCGTTTCGGAACTCAAGCTGTCTGGGTCGTGTTCATCagtgcacactgtagcaaaactgCAACGGGAAATGATGAGGGTTCCTTATTGGACAAATGAAGGTAGTTGTTCTATTTCGGACAGTTTTGgttcctaatgaatacaaccctggggTTTATAAAGTGAGGATTTATGGTTTGACTGAACCCTTTTGCACATCAAGTGCagtgtttttttattattattttggtCAGCCTAGAGATGTAATGTGTGTGTACAAGTAGTTAaaacattttaattttttttactttagatAGTCATTAACCATAATGGAAATAAACTAAAGCATAATTTGAAGCTGggttgccagtctgtttctgctcagTTGCCAATTGAATTCCATAACTCAATCGGACTGGAAACCAGGCAACCAGACATGTTGTAGACTAAACAAAAATGTAAAGAATTAGTTTTTTTCCTTCGTTccaattattttatatatatatatatattttttttaaagctacTCAAGTTCTGTGTCTCAGGTACACACGTTCTAATTAGAGCCTGGCCGATTTTTATCAGCCGATATTGGCTTTTTTAACGCTATATCGATTTGGGCTGATAAATTATGTTCAATAAataggattttttattttattttttatttttttttcacttttatttaaccaggtaggctagttgagaacaagttctcatttgcaactgcgacctggccaagataaagcatagcagtgtgaacagacaacacagagttacacatggagtaaacaataaacaagtcaataacatggtagaaaaaaagagaatctatatacaatgtgtgcaaaaggcatgaggtaggcaataaatcgaataattacaatttagcagattaacactggagtgataaatcat
The DNA window shown above is from Salvelinus alpinus chromosome 31, SLU_Salpinus.1, whole genome shotgun sequence and carries:
- the krcp gene encoding kelch repeat-containing protein isoform X2 yields the protein MDDFGVYVVLGENDAPLKLLCANGSAQFSVAVPPSSQQVVLFSRGRWGDRICVNAELNDVDRVPITIGKLTPYNRCLTWEQWEEESWTEGVMLTVSLEGGHLAKGDMMDLDLTLSMKEYTPESAMAPSPVREGKRKRGQTGVEDEEENRGKENTCPIEAVSSFSEKSTPLRKVRGQSRGGQTRLFLQGEGQGGAALTPQNTPPQRGKGRPAKTPTTQTAPLVNPSGRWGQSLCPIDPQTAILIGGQGSRMQFCKDPMWKLCTEDMSWVPAETLAEGPTPEARIGHTATYDPDSKRIFVFGGSKNKKWFNDVHILDTQSWKWSTVEAQGKVPPLAYHSCSMFRGELFVLGGVFPCPHPEPDGCSDSLYIFDPHLSIWYQPIVTGDRPAPRSGHSACVIQGKIYVFGGWDTPLCFNDMYMLDLGLMEFSSVQTNGSPPSPRSWHGCVLLSDSTFVVHGGYNGNQALNDTFTFNTDTNIWTELVHPQLSVPRAGHSIITMALANQNLSFKDDGNERNSDRTPKTLLVFGGGDNEGTFYSDLTTLTVAELLDQN
- the krcp gene encoding kelch repeat-containing protein isoform X1, translating into MDDFGVYVVLGENDAPLKLLCANGSAQFSVAVPPSSQQVVLFSRGRWGDRICVNAELNDVDRVPITIGKLTPYNRCLTWEQWEEESWTEGVMLTVSLEGGHLVSGQMGQRELLTVSLEGGHLAKGDMMDLDLTLSMKEYTPESAMAPSPVREGKRKRGQTGVEDEEENRGKENTCPIEAVSSFSEKSTPLRKVRGQSRGGQTRLFLQGEGQGGAALTPQNTPPQRGKGRPAKTPTTQTAPLVNPSGRWGQSLCPIDPQTAILIGGQGSRMQFCKDPMWKLCTEDMSWVPAETLAEGPTPEARIGHTATYDPDSKRIFVFGGSKNKKWFNDVHILDTQSWKWSTVEAQGKVPPLAYHSCSMFRGELFVLGGVFPCPHPEPDGCSDSLYIFDPHLSIWYQPIVTGDRPAPRSGHSACVIQGKIYVFGGWDTPLCFNDMYMLDLGLMEFSSVQTNGSPPSPRSWHGCVLLSDSTFVVHGGYNGNQALNDTFTFNTDTNIWTELVHPQLSVPRAGHSIITMALANQNLSFKDDGNERNSDRTPKTLLVFGGGDNEGTFYSDLTTLTVAELLDQN